A genome region from Myroides fluvii includes the following:
- a CDS encoding OsmC family protein encodes MSHKVTTTRLENMQFESTNPSGETMRIDAGPENGGDNKGFRPKALMLSALAGCSGLDVASLIKKMRLDVADFKIETEGLLTDEDPAIYHTVIVDYHFYGDNLDEGKLKKAVDLSIEKYCGVMHMFTQFAKVETNIHYHKQQ; translated from the coding sequence ATGTCACATAAAGTTACAACTACTAGGTTAGAGAATATGCAATTTGAATCAACGAATCCAAGTGGAGAAACCATGCGTATTGATGCCGGTCCAGAAAATGGAGGAGATAACAAAGGGTTTAGACCCAAAGCATTAATGTTATCTGCATTGGCAGGATGCTCAGGCTTAGATGTTGCCTCTTTAATCAAAAAAATGAGATTAGATGTTGCCGATTTTAAAATCGAAACAGAAGGACTATTAACAGATGAAGATCCCGCTATTTACCATACTGTAATCGTGGATTATCACTTCTATGGCGATAACCTCGATGAAGGTAAATTAAAGAAAGCAGTAGATTTATCGATAGAAAAATATTGTGGTGTAATGCATATGTTTACGCAGTTTGCGAAAGTCGAAACGAATATTCATTACCATAAGCAACAATAA
- the rsmI gene encoding 16S rRNA (cytidine(1402)-2'-O)-methyltransferase, with product MGKLYVVPTPIGNLEDMTFRAIKVLKEVDYILAEDTRNSGKLLKHFEVNTPMMSHHMHNEHKTVEGLVKRMQTGETFALISDAGTPAISDPGFLLTRACVENQIEVECLPGATAFVPALVNSGLPNDKFVFEGFLPDKKGRQTRYLQLAEETRTMIIYVSPHKLVKTLGEFQTYFGEDRIISVSRELSKLHEETVRGTVVEVLKHFEEKPPKGEIVVVVAGKKQ from the coding sequence ATGGGAAAATTATACGTTGTACCAACACCGATTGGCAACTTAGAAGATATGACTTTCCGTGCCATTAAGGTATTGAAAGAGGTAGATTATATTTTAGCAGAAGATACGAGAAATAGCGGTAAACTGTTAAAGCATTTTGAGGTGAATACACCGATGATGAGCCACCACATGCACAATGAACACAAAACAGTAGAAGGTTTAGTGAAGCGCATGCAAACGGGAGAAACTTTTGCCTTGATATCCGATGCAGGAACACCTGCCATATCTGATCCAGGTTTTTTATTGACAAGAGCCTGTGTCGAAAATCAAATTGAAGTGGAGTGTTTACCAGGAGCAACCGCTTTTGTACCTGCTTTGGTCAACAGTGGATTGCCGAATGATAAATTCGTGTTTGAGGGGTTTTTACCCGATAAAAAAGGACGACAAACACGCTATCTGCAATTAGCAGAAGAAACGAGAACCATGATTATCTACGTTTCACCACATAAACTAGTCAAAACACTGGGTGAGTTTCAAACCTATTTCGGAGAAGATCGCATCATCTCAGTTTCTAGAGAATTATCGAAGTTACACGAAGAAACCGTGCGTGGAACGGTAGTTGAAGTATTGAAGCACTTCGAAGAAAAACCTCCGAAAGGAGAAATAGTTGTCGTTGTTGCGGGTAAAAAGCAATAG
- a CDS encoding thymidine kinase → MFLEIPVNHKEQFGWIEVICGSMFSGKTEELIRRLKRAQFAKQKVEIFKPAVDTRYHDEYVVSHDANEIRSTPVSTADSILLLASGCDVVGIDEAQFFDAEIVNVCNELANSGIRVIVAGLDMDFKGNPFGPMPALMATAEYVTKVHAVCTRTGNLAHYSYRKAASDAIVMLGETEEYEPLSRAAYYNAMREAERLKKEKPKP, encoded by the coding sequence ATGTTTCTAGAAATTCCTGTTAATCACAAAGAACAATTTGGTTGGATCGAAGTAATCTGTGGATCCATGTTTTCTGGAAAAACAGAAGAACTGATTCGCCGATTAAAAAGAGCCCAATTTGCCAAGCAAAAAGTTGAAATTTTTAAACCTGCTGTTGACACGCGTTATCACGATGAATACGTCGTTTCTCACGATGCGAATGAGATTCGTTCTACCCCTGTTTCTACTGCCGATAGCATTCTGCTTTTAGCGAGTGGCTGTGATGTTGTGGGCATAGACGAGGCTCAATTCTTTGATGCTGAAATTGTCAACGTTTGCAATGAATTAGCCAATTCGGGTATACGTGTTATTGTCGCTGGTTTAGATATGGATTTCAAAGGAAATCCCTTCGGACCTATGCCTGCTTTAATGGCTACTGCCGAATATGTAACGAAGGTTCACGCGGTATGTACACGTACGGGTAACTTGGCTCATTATAGCTATAGAAAGGCTGCAAGTGATGCAATTGTCATGCTTGGAGAGACGGAAGAATATGAACCATTAAGTAGGGCAGCTTACTATAATGCAATGCGCGAAGCTGAAAGACTCAAAAAAGAAAAACCCAAACCCTGA
- a CDS encoding MFS transporter, translating into MRKIYQIYLDSYRGLSSASWMLAIVMLINRAGSMVFPFLGVYMTKELHFTDEQTGYVLACYGVGSMIGSTLGGWLTDKIGNYKLQYLSLLGSIPMFILLPHFTSVVSLALMILFQSTISEMFRPANSVAITKYAKPENITRAFSLNRMAVNLGFSIGPAMGGMLAAISYGLLFYINAGAAFFAAVVFIYFFKGRKENPKPTMSVEEDSAITLSASGTKRQSPYKDGLFLFYSFFCTLYSIAFLQLFSTLPIFYEKVGGLNELEIGLVLGYSGLLIFLTEMLLVHMAERHLTTQKAIFYGALVAPFAFVIFLLDYSIVTILLSITFLSVSEMLIFPYTSTVTAMRADDNSKGSYMGVNGLTFAVGFIISPILGTKLVSYFGYDVLWIVMGSIFLVAAFGLNYTVGKMVKPKV; encoded by the coding sequence ATGAGAAAAATATATCAAATTTATCTGGACTCTTATCGAGGATTATCCTCAGCATCTTGGATGTTAGCCATCGTCATGTTAATCAATAGAGCCGGATCGATGGTATTTCCTTTCTTAGGTGTTTACATGACAAAAGAACTGCATTTTACCGATGAGCAAACAGGCTATGTATTAGCTTGTTACGGAGTCGGATCAATGATTGGTTCAACTTTAGGCGGATGGCTGACAGATAAAATAGGCAATTATAAATTACAGTATTTGAGCTTATTGGGTAGTATTCCCATGTTTATTTTATTACCTCATTTTACCTCTGTGGTTAGTTTGGCGTTGATGATTCTCTTTCAGAGTACCATTAGTGAAATGTTTCGTCCTGCCAACTCCGTTGCGATTACCAAATATGCTAAACCAGAAAATATTACTCGTGCGTTTTCTTTGAACCGCATGGCTGTTAATTTAGGTTTTTCAATTGGTCCTGCTATGGGTGGAATGTTAGCCGCAATTTCTTATGGTCTATTGTTTTACATCAATGCTGGTGCGGCTTTCTTTGCTGCAGTCGTATTTATTTACTTTTTTAAAGGTCGCAAGGAAAATCCTAAACCAACCATGTCGGTTGAGGAAGATTCAGCTATCACTTTAAGTGCCTCCGGCACGAAGCGCCAATCGCCTTATAAAGATGGTTTATTCTTATTTTACAGTTTCTTCTGTACCTTGTATTCCATCGCTTTTTTACAGCTTTTTAGCACCTTACCCATCTTTTATGAAAAAGTAGGTGGCCTCAATGAGTTGGAAATAGGGCTCGTATTAGGCTATAGTGGTTTATTGATTTTCTTAACGGAGATGTTATTAGTACACATGGCAGAACGCCACCTTACCACACAAAAAGCCATTTTTTATGGAGCTTTGGTTGCCCCTTTTGCTTTTGTTATATTCTTACTCGATTACAGTATTGTAACTATTCTATTATCCATAACGTTCTTAAGTGTTTCGGAAATGTTGATCTTTCCTTACACCTCAACAGTAACGGCTATGCGTGCTGATGACAATAGCAAGGGATCTTATATGGGGGTGAATGGCTTAACTTTTGCGGTTGGATTTATTATTTCTCCGATCTTGGGTACTAAGCTTGTCTCCTATTTTGGTTATGATGTGCTGTGGATTGTCATGGGATCTATCTTTTTGGTTGCTGCTTTTGGATTAAATTACACCGTGGGTAAAATGGTTAAACCAAAAGTATAA
- a CDS encoding DUF6265 family protein, with protein MKKYLIFSLMTVALVSCKNNEKQEQQEGLAPQIQAEVKQTANLDWLLGNWKRTNDKEGNSTFEVWEKTQANQYDGIGYTLAQGDTLSKEYMRLIQTDGQWNLVVKTSDAADTVAFKMIELKENAFVCTNETHDFPTHIAYRLDNSKLKAVVSNEEMAIDFDFVKE; from the coding sequence ATGAAAAAATACCTCATATTTTCCTTGATGACCGTTGCACTTGTTTCGTGTAAAAACAATGAAAAACAAGAGCAACAAGAAGGCTTAGCCCCGCAAATTCAAGCAGAAGTAAAACAAACAGCAAACTTAGATTGGCTGTTGGGCAATTGGAAAAGAACCAATGACAAAGAAGGGAATTCGACTTTTGAAGTTTGGGAAAAGACGCAGGCAAATCAATACGATGGCATTGGGTATACATTGGCTCAGGGGGATACACTGAGTAAGGAGTACATGCGATTAATACAAACTGATGGACAGTGGAATTTAGTCGTAAAAACTTCAGATGCTGCTGATACCGTTGCATTTAAAATGATCGAATTAAAAGAAAACGCTTTTGTTTGTACCAATGAAACCCATGATTTTCCAACACATATTGCATATAGACTAGATAACAGTAAACTTAAAGCCGTAGTTTCTAATGAGGAAATGGCGATTGACTTCGACTTTGTAAAAGAATAG
- a CDS encoding OmpA family protein, with product MQKRLVKLLVLSSIALTTSIGWAQERRENKADQKFEKYEYINAIEIYEKAVEKGFKSVNTLQKLGDAYYFNGKLTEANRWYEELFQFAKENQASIGSEYYYRYAQTLRAMQLYEEADAYMTKFTALEQTDSRAQLFEANKNNYRTDIEKRSNRYEVEALQINSEYSDYGAAIFKDQLIYTSARASNAVSGNKVHKWTNEAYTSLYASKIKQDGTFEEPHTFFNGDGKDINQSTAVFARDGKTMYFTQNASATKDEIQQNRFKNALLQLFKSTLQEDGTWSKPVALTINDAKANNAHPALTPDDKWLYFVSDRSGSIGQSDLFRVAILEDGSFAKVENVGKQINTEGRETFPFISSDFMLYFSTDGRLGLGGLDIFMAKINVDGSFGTVANIGEPMNSPADDFGYYFDPKTKKGFVSSNRAGGTGGDNIYFVQEKKEIICKQSIAGWVFNASTRESLANAKITVYDATYTVLDSIHADDQGKFNVTDLDCGKKYRLKAEAEGFQTKEIAQTMGYELNAVEQVEIGLEPLQETITEEDDLFKKLKLQPIYFDFDKATIRSDAAVELAQVVEVLKMYPNIKIDVRSHTDSRGNDAYNMKLSDRRAKSTMQWMIKQGIDPKRISGRGYGESQLINACKNGVPCSQEQHQENRRSEFIIVKM from the coding sequence ATGCAAAAGAGATTAGTTAAATTACTAGTTTTATCTTCAATCGCGTTGACAACATCAATAGGATGGGCACAAGAAAGGCGTGAAAATAAAGCAGATCAAAAATTTGAAAAGTACGAGTATATCAATGCTATTGAGATATATGAAAAAGCAGTCGAAAAAGGATTTAAAAGTGTAAACACGCTGCAAAAACTAGGAGATGCTTATTATTTTAATGGCAAGCTGACTGAGGCGAATAGATGGTATGAAGAACTATTTCAATTTGCGAAAGAGAATCAAGCATCTATCGGTTCAGAATATTACTATCGCTATGCACAAACCTTGCGAGCGATGCAGCTATATGAAGAAGCAGATGCCTATATGACGAAGTTTACAGCTTTAGAACAAACGGATTCTCGCGCTCAATTGTTTGAAGCAAACAAGAATAATTACAGAACGGATATTGAGAAGCGTTCAAATCGCTATGAAGTAGAAGCGCTGCAAATCAACAGTGAGTATTCAGACTATGGAGCAGCTATTTTTAAAGATCAACTGATCTATACCTCTGCGAGAGCATCAAATGCTGTTTCGGGGAATAAAGTACACAAATGGACCAATGAAGCCTATACAAGTTTATATGCTTCAAAAATTAAACAGGACGGAACATTTGAGGAACCCCATACCTTCTTCAATGGAGATGGAAAGGACATCAACCAATCAACAGCGGTTTTCGCTAGAGATGGTAAAACGATGTACTTTACTCAAAATGCAAGTGCTACCAAAGATGAAATACAACAGAATCGCTTTAAAAATGCCTTGTTGCAGTTGTTTAAATCTACGTTACAAGAAGACGGGACTTGGAGCAAGCCTGTGGCATTGACGATTAATGATGCGAAAGCAAATAACGCACACCCTGCGTTAACGCCGGATGATAAATGGTTGTATTTTGTTTCAGATCGCAGTGGATCTATCGGACAAAGTGATTTGTTTCGTGTAGCGATATTAGAAGATGGAAGCTTTGCGAAAGTGGAGAATGTAGGAAAGCAAATTAACACAGAAGGACGCGAAACTTTTCCGTTTATTTCAAGTGATTTTATGCTCTACTTCTCAACCGATGGTAGACTTGGATTAGGTGGATTAGACATCTTCATGGCGAAAATTAATGTAGATGGATCTTTTGGAACTGTTGCAAATATTGGAGAGCCGATGAATAGTCCTGCGGATGATTTTGGTTACTACTTTGATCCTAAAACAAAAAAGGGATTCGTTAGCTCCAATCGAGCTGGTGGAACAGGAGGAGATAACATCTACTTCGTACAAGAGAAGAAAGAAATCATTTGTAAACAAAGTATTGCTGGTTGGGTGTTTAATGCTTCTACAAGAGAATCTTTAGCCAATGCTAAAATCACGGTATATGATGCTACTTACACGGTGTTGGATAGTATTCACGCAGATGATCAAGGGAAGTTTAATGTAACCGACTTAGATTGTGGTAAAAAATATCGTTTAAAAGCAGAAGCAGAAGGATTCCAAACCAAAGAAATTGCGCAGACCATGGGGTATGAACTAAATGCAGTAGAGCAAGTGGAAATTGGATTAGAACCCCTTCAAGAAACGATTACGGAAGAGGATGATTTATTCAAGAAACTGAAATTACAACCGATTTATTTCGATTTCGATAAAGCAACCATCCGATCTGATGCAGCAGTAGAATTAGCACAAGTTGTTGAGGTATTGAAAATGTATCCAAACATCAAGATTGACGTTCGTTCGCATACTGATAGCCGTGGAAATGATGCTTATAATATGAAGTTATCAGACCGTAGAGCAAAATCAACAATGCAATGGATGATTAAACAAGGCATTGATCCAAAGAGAATCTCAGGAAGAGGGTATGGTGAAAGCCAATTAATCAATGCATGTAAGAATGGTGTTCCGTGTTCACAAGAACAGCATCAGGAAAACAGAAGAAGCGAGTTTATTATTGTCAAAATGTAA
- a CDS encoding PorP/SprF family type IX secretion system membrane protein produces MNFLNKLKKVGTALVLISVAQQGFAQQEPQFAQYMYNTSVYNPAYAGTREVLSVFGNYRTQWVGLDGAPKTASFSVNTPINDSNVGLGFSFVNDKIGIMDENNIAIDFSYKIKLNYNYQLAFGLKASADLLNVDYTKGHPFDPSDINIQENITNKFTPNIGAGVYLYSDRSYLGVSVPSFLETHRYDDNDVTTMKQRMQLYLIGGYVFDINPDLKFKPAFLMKTVQGAPLQIDLTANFLIFEKLTAGVAYRWDAAVSGLVGFQISESLFVGYSYDADTSKLKHYNSGSHEFFLRADIFNRYTRKTSPRFF; encoded by the coding sequence ATGAATTTTTTAAACAAACTCAAAAAAGTTGGAACAGCCTTAGTATTGATAAGCGTTGCTCAACAAGGTTTTGCACAGCAAGAACCTCAGTTTGCACAATACATGTATAACACTTCCGTTTATAACCCTGCGTATGCTGGTACAAGAGAAGTATTAAGTGTATTTGGAAATTATAGAACACAATGGGTAGGATTAGATGGAGCTCCAAAAACAGCTAGTTTTTCTGTGAATACGCCTATTAATGATTCTAATGTAGGATTGGGATTCTCTTTTGTCAATGATAAGATTGGTATTATGGATGAGAACAATATTGCTATTGATTTCTCGTACAAAATAAAACTGAACTATAACTATCAGTTGGCTTTCGGATTAAAAGCTTCTGCGGATCTCTTGAATGTAGATTATACAAAAGGACATCCTTTTGATCCTTCAGATATCAATATCCAAGAAAATATCACCAATAAGTTTACACCCAATATTGGTGCAGGGGTATACCTTTATTCTGATCGATCGTATTTAGGGGTATCCGTGCCTAGCTTTTTAGAAACACACCGTTATGATGATAACGATGTAACAACAATGAAACAACGCATGCAGTTGTATTTAATCGGGGGATATGTATTTGATATCAATCCAGATTTAAAATTCAAACCTGCATTCTTAATGAAAACGGTACAAGGAGCACCCTTACAGATTGACTTAACCGCAAATTTCTTGATTTTTGAGAAATTAACTGCAGGAGTTGCGTATCGTTGGGATGCCGCTGTTAGTGGATTGGTTGGATTTCAAATCAGTGAAAGCCTATTCGTAGGATATTCTTATGATGCAGATACATCCAAATTGAAACATTACAACAGTGGATCACATGAGTTTTTCTTACGTGCCGATATCTTTAATCGATACACGAGAAAAACATCGCCGCGTTTCTTCTAA
- a CDS encoding gliding motility-associated C-terminal domain-containing protein: protein MRINHKILLGTLALTGGLAFGQTVNYGGLYILPNTEMATLFPMENKEKASVFNNGTLYVYHNLSNDGIFDFREDGKLKNSGKTIFTSNQQQLIGGSEGIRFNNLELNNSTAESAFYLSNDISTKGEVEFVDGIVTMEESKGSFAFMEGAKANNPSDQSHVNGTVDKVGKDAFTFPIGNHGYYRPAHITAPENSTVYVGRYKYKDDAFFHDKSNASGVIKTLNTTEYWYIDKETYDETGNKKGKANKEEKNIILELSWDDRTTSPTVLENPEKDLHIVRWDEEKKIWVDEGGIVDMSTNRIITPATIKGLGYFTLATVKTDWLLEGDVVIYNIVTADGDGVNDYFFIDNIQRFPNNSVQIFNRWGAKVFETKNYDSNGNVFTGYSKGKMTLNDSEKLPSGTYYYVIVYEVEKDGASRTIKKAGYLHLETN from the coding sequence ATGAGGATAAACCACAAAATCTTGCTTGGCACTTTGGCTTTGACAGGAGGTTTAGCGTTTGGACAAACCGTTAATTACGGTGGTTTGTATATTCTGCCAAATACAGAAATGGCAACGCTCTTCCCGATGGAAAACAAAGAGAAAGCTTCGGTATTCAACAACGGGACGTTGTATGTATACCATAACTTGTCCAATGATGGAATATTTGATTTTAGAGAAGATGGAAAACTGAAAAATTCAGGTAAAACAATCTTTACTTCTAATCAACAACAACTCATCGGTGGAAGTGAAGGGATCCGTTTCAATAACCTCGAACTGAATAATTCAACTGCTGAAAGTGCTTTTTACCTAAGCAATGATATTTCAACAAAAGGAGAAGTTGAGTTTGTAGATGGAATTGTAACGATGGAAGAGAGTAAAGGTTCTTTTGCTTTTATGGAAGGAGCCAAAGCGAATAACCCATCAGACCAAAGCCATGTGAATGGAACGGTAGATAAAGTAGGGAAGGACGCTTTTACTTTTCCTATAGGAAATCATGGATACTATCGCCCTGCTCATATTACTGCGCCAGAAAACAGCACAGTTTATGTAGGAAGATATAAGTACAAAGACGATGCTTTTTTTCATGATAAATCGAACGCTTCAGGTGTAATCAAAACCTTGAATACAACGGAGTATTGGTATATAGATAAAGAGACCTATGACGAGACAGGGAACAAAAAAGGAAAGGCAAACAAAGAAGAAAAAAACATCATCCTCGAGTTAAGTTGGGATGATCGTACAACTTCTCCTACTGTACTTGAAAACCCTGAAAAAGATTTACATATTGTTCGTTGGGATGAGGAAAAGAAAATATGGGTAGATGAAGGTGGAATTGTCGATATGAGTACCAATCGTATCATCACACCAGCTACAATAAAAGGATTGGGATACTTTACATTAGCAACTGTAAAAACAGATTGGTTATTAGAAGGAGATGTCGTAATCTATAACATTGTTACCGCTGATGGTGATGGAGTGAATGATTATTTCTTTATTGATAATATCCAAAGATTTCCAAACAATAGCGTTCAAATTTTCAACAGATGGGGAGCTAAAGTGTTTGAAACGAAAAACTACGATTCAAATGGCAATGTTTTTACAGGCTATTCTAAAGGAAAAATGACCTTAAATGATAGTGAGAAGCTACCTTCAGGAACATATTACTATGTTATTGTTTATGAAGTAGAGAAAGACGGCGCATCGAGAACGATTAAGAAAGCAGGGTATTTACATTTAGAAACGAATTAA